One Catillopecten margaritatus gill symbiont DNA window includes the following coding sequences:
- the sasA gene encoding Adaptive-response sensory-kinase SasA → MIFKQDFATKKAPSKWIWVIVFLISLGGLTYMGLNPALIEDWWWALVFYNIVALMIASYYLFLSVSKLKEDSKNGVIGARFTWSFIKIVPLLTIAPVLSFYMFSFQTIHDNVERSEQTYNNFNKAFLNQVNTLYQGLQVVRDDRYIDFTKVLLQQIQSYSNFQQDTKDYDNKMQIFVQNLIDKKYACSLILKNEEDKLIAQISQNNTCVVEDNQPLPNQQSLIAFEDEKSKLFQVQMSTQYLDKKSDKKKTLSLTAVYATDPHLLRFLGQVKGFYNFASAIVFDVNTSITQKRFLLDFSSTVLLTILSVLLIVMRLIDHLMRPMHSLSLATKEIAKGNYGVMVDNKKKNKDVHQLINQFNEMSSQIQQSRQGLSTHNLYLETILKYSFGVIGLDQDKNIQFINPVIGKILSIDSERQFVGGLCDNIIEQNPYLEPLFFIIQDRFNQGKNEWSEEIEVVLPDRHILLSCQGAVLDDSGKALGYVIIINDISKLHRAQKKAAWGGVAVRMAHEIKNPLTPILLSAQRLRNKFLDKLEGKDLEVVDKTTSVIIDQVKSMDAMVSAFADYANTPQIERKLLDLNALINQSIALYDAQNNINIEFDLSGDVPELLLDASSISRVLINLVKNATEAANGGKELTVKITTKYLKDERIVCLSIEDDGNGFDESILESVFEPYVTTKAKGSGLGMAIVQNIIEQHDGQIFAGNVAPHGAIVTIEFQIGNK, encoded by the coding sequence ATGATTTTTAAGCAGGATTTTGCCACTAAGAAAGCCCCTAGTAAATGGATTTGGGTAATCGTTTTCTTGATTTCACTCGGCGGACTAACCTATATGGGACTGAACCCAGCCTTGATTGAAGATTGGTGGTGGGCATTGGTATTTTATAATATAGTTGCTTTGATGATAGCGAGTTACTATCTGTTTCTTTCTGTTTCTAAACTTAAAGAGGATAGTAAAAATGGGGTTATTGGTGCCCGTTTCACTTGGTCGTTTATCAAGATTGTCCCCCTGTTAACAATCGCACCAGTGCTGTCCTTTTATATGTTCTCATTTCAGACCATTCACGACAATGTTGAGCGTTCTGAGCAGACTTATAATAATTTTAACAAGGCCTTTCTGAATCAAGTAAATACCTTGTATCAAGGCTTGCAAGTGGTTAGGGATGACCGTTATATTGATTTTACCAAAGTGTTATTACAACAAATTCAAAGTTATTCTAATTTTCAACAAGATACAAAAGATTATGATAACAAGATGCAAATATTTGTTCAGAATTTAATTGACAAAAAATATGCCTGTTCATTGATTTTAAAAAATGAAGAAGATAAGCTAATTGCGCAAATTAGCCAAAATAATACCTGTGTGGTTGAGGATAACCAGCCACTTCCAAACCAGCAAAGCCTAATTGCCTTTGAAGACGAAAAGTCAAAATTATTCCAAGTGCAAATGTCAACTCAATATTTAGATAAAAAATCCGATAAGAAAAAAACCTTAAGTTTGACCGCTGTTTATGCCACTGACCCCCATTTATTGCGTTTCTTAGGGCAGGTCAAGGGCTTTTACAATTTTGCCTCTGCCATTGTTTTTGATGTCAACACCTCGATTACGCAAAAACGCTTTTTACTAGACTTTTCATCGACGGTTTTACTCACAATTCTCAGCGTTCTACTCATTGTTATGAGGTTGATTGACCATTTAATGCGCCCAATGCACAGTCTTTCGCTTGCCACTAAAGAAATTGCCAAGGGTAATTATGGAGTGATGGTGGATAACAAAAAGAAGAATAAAGATGTGCATCAATTGATTAATCAGTTTAACGAAATGTCTAGCCAAATCCAACAGTCACGCCAAGGACTTAGTACGCATAATCTATATTTAGAAACCATTCTCAAATATTCATTTGGCGTGATTGGCTTAGATCAGGATAAAAATATCCAGTTCATAAATCCAGTCATTGGCAAAATATTGTCTATTGACAGTGAGCGCCAATTTGTGGGCGGGTTATGCGACAATATCATTGAGCAAAATCCGTATCTTGAGCCGTTATTTTTCATTATTCAAGACAGATTTAATCAAGGAAAAAATGAGTGGAGTGAGGAGATTGAAGTCGTATTACCCGACAGACATATCCTCTTATCTTGCCAAGGCGCTGTTTTAGACGATAGCGGTAAAGCCTTAGGTTATGTGATTATTATTAACGATATTTCCAAGCTCCATAGAGCACAGAAAAAAGCCGCTTGGGGCGGGGTGGCTGTGCGTATGGCACATGAAATCAAAAACCCTTTAACGCCAATTTTATTATCTGCACAACGCTTAAGGAACAAATTTTTGGATAAGTTAGAAGGTAAAGATTTAGAGGTGGTGGATAAAACCACCAGTGTTATTATTGACCAAGTAAAATCAATGGATGCGATGGTGAGCGCCTTCGCCGATTACGCCAACACTCCGCAAATTGAGCGTAAATTATTGGATTTGAATGCCCTTATTAATCAATCCATCGCCCTGTATGACGCACAAAACAACATTAATATTGAGTTTGATTTGTCGGGGGATGTGCCAGAATTGTTATTAGATGCCAGTAGTATTTCTAGAGTCTTGATTAATCTTGTCAAAAATGCCACGGAGGCAGCTAATGGGGGCAAAGAGTTAACCGTAAAAATTACCACCAAATACCTGAAAGATGAGCGTATAGTTTGCCTAAGTATTGAAGATGACGGCAATGGTTTTGATGAATCAATATTAGAATCAGTATTTGAGCCATATGTTACTACCAAAGCCAAAGGCAGCGGATTGGGCATGGCAATTGTGCAGAATATTATTGAACAACACGATGGACAAATTTTTGCGGGTAATGTAGCGCCACACGGTGCTATTGTTACCATTGAGTTTCAAATTGGCAATAAATAA
- the dinG gene encoding ATP-dependent DNA helicase DinG, giving the protein MALSDDLKGQIRDAFISLKEDMDGFQPRGSQNKMIAEISKTLTGEYPNSNRILCVEAPTGTGKTFAYLLSAIPIAKANKKKLIISSANVALQEQLLLKDLPEAQKYCPVEFQYQLVKGRSRYVCIRNLINLVEDTAGTDENLLFDEPPGEYQMREMSTLLEDYSAKQWNGEIDDLTRAPDHGVWGKIACNRFTCNAKSCEFYDDCAFFKARKKITQADVIVANHDLVLADVSTGNTVLPNVDDSIFIFDEAHHLNSKALSHFSMSASTEFMKSSIRQVKGVSEQIAKLTEQDVIEIDIKQMDDYVQDLVLLFKGLSFDDEVHLFNQGQVDSAVAEIAEHLNTLTTQNLARFVLLKDSWTDYQRINPVDKSTSDTLGNAIGECEQHMIGINELLTSFLATDNADKSPCSRWISKSIANKKTNYTLNSAQTDISTNLDTLIWSKVAGCVLTSATLSSLGSFDRLNKQLGLLKAENQYLRLPSPFSFEKVDFIVAKFNANPTQIYEHTQEVASQLLKRIDSNEGTLVLFASNKQMQMVADLVEQKLEPHLLVQGEYSKKLILEKHLNLRKQGQGSVIFGLDSFSEGVDLKGDNLTHVIIAKLRFSVPNSPIDKTLADYLQSQNRNPFMEVSLPDASLKLIQACGRLIRTETDTGKITIFDNRLVTKFYGKQLLNALPDYNIVIEE; this is encoded by the coding sequence ATGGCACTCTCTGACGATTTAAAGGGTCAAATTCGTGATGCTTTTATATCGCTAAAAGAGGATATGGATGGTTTTCAGCCACGCGGCTCGCAAAACAAAATGATTGCTGAAATCTCCAAAACATTGACGGGAGAATACCCAAACAGCAACCGAATTTTATGCGTAGAAGCACCAACAGGTACGGGTAAAACTTTTGCTTATTTACTCAGCGCTATTCCGATTGCCAAAGCCAATAAAAAGAAGTTGATTATTTCCAGTGCCAATGTTGCCCTGCAAGAGCAGCTGCTACTCAAGGACTTGCCCGAAGCGCAAAAATATTGCCCTGTGGAATTTCAATACCAGTTGGTCAAAGGGCGTTCGCGCTATGTTTGTATTCGCAATTTGATTAATTTGGTGGAAGACACGGCAGGTACGGATGAAAACTTATTGTTTGACGAGCCACCGGGTGAATATCAAATGCGAGAAATGAGTACTCTGTTGGAAGACTACTCTGCCAAACAATGGAATGGTGAGATAGATGATTTGACGCGTGCGCCTGACCACGGTGTATGGGGGAAAATTGCTTGTAATCGCTTTACTTGCAATGCAAAAAGTTGTGAATTTTATGATGATTGTGCCTTTTTCAAAGCGCGTAAAAAAATTACCCAAGCCGATGTGATTGTTGCCAACCACGATTTGGTGTTGGCAGATGTATCCACGGGCAACACGGTATTGCCAAATGTCGATGACTCTATTTTTATTTTTGACGAAGCTCACCATCTAAATTCTAAAGCCCTGTCGCATTTTTCTATGAGTGCCAGCACCGAGTTTATGAAAAGCAGTATTCGTCAAGTCAAAGGCGTAAGTGAGCAGATTGCCAAACTCACTGAGCAAGATGTGATTGAAATTGACATTAAGCAAATGGATGACTATGTGCAGGATTTGGTTTTACTTTTCAAGGGTTTGTCTTTTGATGATGAAGTGCATTTGTTTAACCAAGGACAAGTAGATAGTGCCGTTGCCGAGATTGCCGAGCATCTAAATACTCTAACCACGCAAAATTTAGCCCGATTTGTGCTTTTGAAAGATTCGTGGACAGATTACCAGCGCATCAATCCCGTTGATAAATCCACATCAGACACTTTGGGCAACGCCATCGGTGAATGTGAGCAACATATGATTGGCATCAACGAATTACTGACTTCATTTTTAGCCACAGACAATGCCGACAAGTCCCCTTGTTCTCGCTGGATTAGCAAAAGCATTGCCAACAAAAAAACCAACTACACACTCAACAGCGCACAAACTGATATTTCCACCAATTTAGATACTTTAATTTGGTCAAAAGTTGCTGGTTGTGTACTCACTTCTGCCACTTTGTCTTCACTTGGTAGTTTTGATAGGCTAAACAAGCAACTGGGTTTGCTCAAAGCAGAAAATCAATACTTACGCCTACCTTCACCTTTTTCGTTTGAAAAAGTAGATTTTATCGTCGCTAAATTCAACGCCAATCCCACACAAATTTACGAACATACACAGGAAGTTGCCTCACAGTTGTTAAAGCGTATTGATAGCAACGAAGGCACTTTGGTGTTATTTGCCTCCAACAAACAAATGCAAATGGTGGCAGACTTGGTGGAGCAAAAATTAGAGCCTCACTTATTGGTGCAAGGCGAATATTCAAAGAAATTGATTTTAGAAAAACACCTTAACCTACGCAAACAAGGTCAAGGATCCGTTATTTTTGGATTGGACAGTTTTTCCGAAGGCGTAGATTTAAAAGGCGATAATCTCACCCATGTAATAATTGCCAAACTTCGCTTTAGTGTCCCCAACTCCCCTATCGACAAAACTTTAGCGGACTATTTGCAATCTCAAAATCGCAACCCTTTTATGGAAGTTTCCTTACCCGATGCCTCCCTCAAACTCATTCAAGCTTGTGGTCGATTGATTCGAACAGAAACTGACACGGGGAAAATTACAATTTTTGATAATCGTTTGGTAACGAAATTCTATGGTAAACAATTGTTGAATGCCTTGCCTGACTATAATATTGTTATTGAAGAGTAG
- a CDS encoding IS1595 family transposase ISBaz1 has translation MKRKNKYYNRSRLSEAKFREVIKYFSVDLSATQIAQLTNLNLNTVNKILTLVRIRIFELSDQYQLQSAPLVGQIEVDESYFGARCVRGKRGRGARGKIIVFGLLKRGDKVYTQIIEKCDRITLHSIIKDKTSTDSIINSDGWRGYNGLVDFGYKKHYRVHHGKNKFARGNSHINGIESFWGYAKIRLVKFKGMNKKMFKYHLKECEFRFNNRKQDMYKILLDNFRKEPLN, from the coding sequence ATGAAAAGGAAAAATAAGTATTACAATCGTTCAAGACTTTCAGAGGCAAAATTTAGAGAAGTTATTAAATATTTTTCAGTGGATTTAAGCGCTACTCAAATAGCACAATTAACCAATCTAAATTTAAACACTGTTAATAAAATTTTGACACTTGTAAGGATAAGAATTTTTGAATTATCAGACCAATATCAACTTCAATCTGCCCCACTAGTGGGGCAGATTGAAGTTGATGAAAGCTACTTTGGTGCTCGATGCGTCCGTGGGAAACGCGGCCGAGGTGCCAGGGGCAAGATAATCGTATTTGGCTTATTGAAACGAGGTGATAAGGTTTATACTCAAATTATAGAAAAGTGCGATAGAATAACCCTTCACAGCATAATAAAAGACAAAACATCAACAGATAGTATTATTAATTCTGACGGATGGCGTGGATATAATGGCTTAGTAGATTTTGGCTATAAAAAGCATTATCGTGTTCATCATGGTAAGAATAAATTTGCCAGAGGAAATTCTCATATTAACGGCATCGAATCTTTTTGGGGTTATGCTAAAATTAGGCTAGTAAAATTTAAAGGAATGAATAAAAAAATGTTTAAATATCATCTTAAAGAATGTGAATTTAGATTTAATAATCGTAAGCAAGATATGTATAAAATCTTACTTGATAATTTTAGAAAAGAGCCGCTTAACTAG
- the trkA gene encoding Trk system potassium uptake protein TrkA yields the protein MKILILGAGQVGASLAKYLSKDDENEITIVDKDSSSLSSLARHLDIKTICGYGSYPNILEEAQVRETDIIIAVTRSDEGNILACQIAHTLYKVGKKIARIRTSEYLNHDGFEAITPIDFVITPEGLVTKFIKRMVEEPGAEQVFEFENGLVQLVETKAHAGTPIVGHPIKDLHKHLPKTQMRIVSIYRNGQAIPAYGDTMIKNGDRVYFVTKKDSISQVLKEFRRLDRPYKNIVIAGGGLIGLNLAKFLEKEHRVHVIELNEQRTEEIADKLKNTVVLHGSASDEDLLKEEGIENTDLFLALTDSDEINVLSSILAKRLGAHKTIALVKRNIYEDLATQNDYVDIVISPDQITTSGILSHIRRGDTMMVHSLRKGRAEAIEVIVHGDKDHSDVVGKSIEQIDLPKGVVIGSIVRGEEVIMASRTLVIQEFDHVVLVLSDITKVHQVEELFEGYF from the coding sequence ATGAAGATTTTAATCTTAGGCGCAGGACAAGTTGGTGCATCATTGGCAAAGTATCTCAGTAAAGATGATGAAAATGAAATCACCATTGTTGATAAGGACAGCTCAAGCCTATCAAGCCTTGCACGACATTTAGACATTAAAACTATTTGTGGCTATGGCTCGTATCCAAATATCTTGGAAGAAGCACAAGTTAGGGAAACGGATATTATTATTGCCGTTACTCGGTCTGATGAAGGTAATATCTTAGCCTGTCAAATTGCACATACCTTGTATAAAGTAGGCAAGAAGATTGCTCGTATTCGCACCTCTGAATACCTAAATCACGATGGATTTGAAGCCATTACCCCAATTGACTTTGTCATTACCCCCGAAGGGTTGGTGACCAAATTTATTAAGCGTATGGTGGAAGAGCCTGGTGCCGAGCAGGTATTTGAATTTGAAAATGGTTTAGTGCAATTGGTAGAAACCAAAGCCCATGCAGGCACACCGATTGTCGGACACCCCATCAAAGATTTACACAAACATTTGCCAAAAACGCAGATGCGCATTGTCAGCATTTATCGCAATGGACAAGCAATTCCTGCCTATGGCGATACCATGATTAAAAATGGCGACCGTGTCTATTTTGTGACTAAAAAAGACAGTATTTCACAGGTATTAAAAGAATTCAGACGCCTTGATAGACCATATAAGAATATTGTGATCGCTGGCGGTGGTTTAATTGGGCTTAATCTCGCTAAATTCTTAGAAAAAGAACACAGAGTCCATGTTATTGAACTTAATGAACAGCGCACCGAAGAAATTGCTGACAAATTAAAAAACACCGTTGTTTTACATGGTAGCGCCTCTGATGAAGATTTACTTAAAGAAGAAGGCATTGAAAATACTGATTTATTCTTAGCCCTCACTGACTCCGATGAAATCAATGTACTTTCCTCCATCCTCGCAAAACGACTCGGCGCACACAAAACCATCGCCTTAGTAAAACGCAACATCTACGAAGATTTAGCCACCCAAAACGACTATGTCGACATCGTCATCTCACCCGACCAAATCACCACCTCCGGCATCCTTTCACACATTCGCAGAGGCGATACAATGATGGTGCATTCTCTACGCAAAGGTAGGGCAGAAGCCATAGAAGTCATTGTTCATGGCGACAAAGACCACTCAGATGTTGTCGGCAAATCCATCGAACAAATTGACTTACCCAAAGGCGTTGTCATCGGCTCAATTGTTCGTGGCGAAGAAGTCATCATGGCATCCAGAACCTTAGTCATCCAAGAATTTGACCATGTAGTCCTAGTATTAAGCGACATCACCAAAGTCCACCAAGTCGAAGAATTATTTGAAGGATATTTCTAA
- the rssB gene encoding Regulator of RpoS, whose translation MVIGNILIVDDERINSETMKDTLEDVNYHVTLADGAAEAKTIVKTQTFDLIMMDVWMPGQDGMSLLEEWMNAGFSMPVVMMSGHAEHQDVVRAIKLGAVDFLKKPLHDILPLVRKLLSEQASDNDGQKAEGINFDLPLKTVRNIFEKQYFDHHLNENNHNIAKVADIAKLERTTLYRKLKDLGIDKK comes from the coding sequence ATGGTTATTGGTAATATTTTGATTGTTGACGATGAAAGAATTAATTCCGAGACAATGAAAGACACTTTAGAGGATGTGAATTATCATGTTACTTTGGCAGACGGTGCTGCCGAGGCAAAAACTATTGTTAAAACGCAAACTTTTGATTTAATTATGATGGATGTGTGGATGCCTGGGCAGGATGGTATGAGCTTATTAGAAGAATGGATGAATGCAGGTTTTTCAATGCCTGTGGTAATGATGTCAGGGCATGCAGAGCACCAAGATGTGGTCAGAGCCATCAAACTGGGTGCTGTGGATTTTCTTAAAAAACCACTGCATGACATTTTACCCTTGGTGCGTAAACTACTTTCTGAACAAGCCAGTGACAACGATGGACAGAAAGCAGAGGGCATTAATTTTGATTTACCTCTTAAAACCGTTAGAAATATTTTTGAAAAGCAATATTTTGACCATCATCTTAATGAAAATAACCATAATATTGCTAAAGTGGCAGATATTGCAAAACTAGAAAGAACCACTTTATATAGAAAACTTAAAGACTTAGGGATAGACAAAAAATGA
- the trkH gene encoding Trk system potassium uptake protein TrkH: MQFSIVFKTIGLLLMIFSLTQLPPILVDVIYAQNQYPVFLAALLLTLAAGLALWLPFRSIKKDFRIREGVIVVVSFWFVLSLFATIPFLLTDALQVSFSDAFFESMSGLTTTGATVISGLDELPKAILYYRQQLQWLGGMGIIVLALAILPMLGVNGMELYHAESSGISKDRIMPKLAQTAKMLWIIYIGFTVACALAYYWAGMDAFDAIGHSYATVAIGGFSPYDASIGHFDSVAIEMVAVVFMFFAGINFSLHFFVWRKNHINHYHQDSEFKTYVAFLFLLTLVVFIYLFNTGQYASLGETFRYGIFQSISMATTTGFASADFSSWALPIPVLLIFASFIGASAGSTGGGIKVVRVLLMFKLANKEIKKFIHPNAQINIKLNQKSVPNNTLISVWGFFALYVIAFTFIMIALMLTGLDQVSSFSATAASINNLGPALGEVSANYSNISDTAKWILSFSMLLGRLEILTLMALLHKAFWRF; this comes from the coding sequence ATGCAGTTTAGTATTGTTTTTAAAACCATTGGGTTGTTGCTGATGATTTTCAGCTTAACGCAACTGCCGCCAATCTTGGTAGATGTTATTTATGCGCAGAATCAATACCCTGTCTTTTTAGCTGCGTTGTTATTAACGCTCGCTGCAGGTTTGGCGCTTTGGTTACCTTTTAGAAGTATAAAAAAAGACTTTAGAATTCGTGAAGGGGTTATTGTTGTTGTTAGTTTCTGGTTTGTCCTTTCTTTATTTGCAACCATCCCATTTTTACTCACTGATGCATTGCAAGTATCCTTTAGTGATGCATTTTTTGAGTCGATGTCAGGGCTTACAACCACAGGCGCTACAGTAATTTCTGGACTGGATGAGTTGCCTAAAGCCATTCTCTACTACCGTCAACAACTCCAATGGCTTGGGGGTATGGGTATTATTGTTTTAGCGTTGGCAATTTTGCCAATGTTGGGTGTTAACGGTATGGAGCTCTATCACGCTGAATCTAGCGGTATTTCTAAAGACAGGATTATGCCAAAACTCGCACAAACTGCCAAAATGCTATGGATTATCTATATTGGCTTCACGGTTGCTTGTGCGTTGGCTTATTACTGGGCGGGTATGGATGCTTTTGACGCTATTGGACACAGTTACGCTACCGTGGCAATTGGCGGATTTTCCCCGTATGATGCTTCTATTGGGCATTTTGACTCTGTTGCTATTGAAATGGTCGCTGTCGTATTTATGTTCTTTGCAGGTATTAATTTTTCGCTACATTTTTTCGTTTGGCGTAAAAATCATATTAACCATTATCATCAAGATTCAGAATTTAAAACCTATGTTGCCTTCCTTTTTCTCTTAACACTGGTGGTTTTTATTTATTTATTTAACACAGGGCAATACGCAAGCCTCGGCGAAACATTTAGATATGGTATCTTTCAAAGCATTTCTATGGCAACCACTACCGGCTTTGCCTCTGCTGATTTTTCATCGTGGGCGTTACCAATACCCGTATTATTGATTTTTGCTAGTTTTATCGGTGCATCTGCAGGCTCAACTGGTGGTGGCATTAAAGTAGTCAGAGTGCTATTAATGTTTAAACTTGCCAATAAAGAAATCAAAAAATTCATACATCCTAATGCTCAAATTAACATTAAGCTTAATCAAAAAAGCGTCCCTAACAACACATTGATTTCAGTTTGGGGTTTCTTCGCCTTATATGTTATTGCCTTTACCTTTATTATGATTGCCTTAATGCTCACTGGACTTGACCAAGTCAGCAGTTTCTCAGCGACCGCTGCCAGTATCAATAACCTAGGTCCTGCTTTAGGCGAAGTCTCTGCCAACTATAGCAATATCAGCGACACCGCTAAATGGATTCTAAGTTTTTCCATGCTCCTCGGTCGTCTGGAAATTCTAACTCTAATGGCACTTTTACATAAAGCCTTTTGGCGGTTTTAA
- the rlmE gene encoding Ribosomal RNA large subunit methyltransferase E, translated as MAKNKGSSGRWMSEHLSDEYVKRAQKEGYRSRAVYKLTEAIDKDRFIKSGDTVLDLGAAPGGWSQVAIKMVGKKGQVIASDILDIEPIEDVDFLQGDFTEIEVYEALLTLTKGEKVDVVLSDMAPNMSGQLSVDIPKSLYLCELALDMAIKTLTPSGYFFIKVFQGAGFDEYVKACRAAFVKVVIRKPKASRARSKEVYLLAYGLK; from the coding sequence ATGGCAAAAAATAAAGGCAGCTCTGGGCGTTGGATGAGTGAGCATTTGAGTGATGAGTATGTCAAACGGGCGCAAAAAGAGGGGTATCGTTCGAGGGCAGTTTATAAATTGACGGAGGCGATTGATAAAGATAGGTTTATTAAATCGGGTGATACGGTTTTAGATTTGGGGGCGGCACCTGGGGGTTGGAGTCAAGTTGCGATTAAAATGGTGGGTAAAAAGGGTCAAGTGATTGCCAGTGATATTTTGGATATTGAGCCGATTGAGGATGTGGATTTTTTACAGGGGGATTTTACTGAGATTGAGGTTTACGAGGCGTTGCTGACATTAACCAAGGGTGAAAAAGTCGATGTGGTGCTGAGCGATATGGCGCCGAATATGAGTGGGCAGTTGTCGGTGGATATTCCAAAATCTTTGTATTTGTGTGAGTTGGCACTTGATATGGCGATTAAGACACTAACACCGAGTGGCTATTTTTTTATCAAGGTTTTTCAAGGGGCAGGGTTTGATGAGTATGTTAAAGCCTGTCGTGCGGCTTTTGTTAAAGTGGTGATTCGCAAACCCAAAGCCTCTCGAGCAAGATCTAAAGAAGTTTATCTGTTGGCGTATGGTTTAAAATAG
- the ispB gene encoding Octaprenyl diphosphate synthase, protein MKFTDIQKLIQDDITATDAVLVEHLSSDVALINQMSGYIVNAGGKRLRPLLLLLCARATGYQGTHHHLMAVVIELIHTATLLHDDIVDESELRRGKDTANEVWGNAASVLVGDFLYSRAFQMMVKPESMQIMTILSKATNEIAQGEVLQLLNCQNAALTEAEYYQVIERKTAVLFQAATQIGGILSEVDEVQEQALKDYGLHLGNAFQIIDDVLDYQSDAKTMGKEVGDDLSEGKTTLPMIYALENTSGADKQLLEDAINNADNSKIEQVITILQSVNAFEYTREQAQKSADLAKQALNMINDSEYKAALIALCDLSLQRKS, encoded by the coding sequence ATGAAATTTACAGACATCCAAAAATTAATCCAAGATGACATCACTGCAACAGATGCGGTGTTGGTTGAGCATTTGAGTTCTGATGTGGCACTCATTAATCAAATGAGTGGTTATATTGTCAATGCAGGGGGGAAGCGATTGCGCCCGTTGTTGCTGTTGCTTTGCGCTCGGGCGACGGGTTATCAAGGGACGCATCATCATTTGATGGCGGTGGTGATTGAGTTGATTCACACAGCGACTTTGCTACATGACGATATTGTGGATGAGTCGGAATTGCGTCGAGGCAAAGATACGGCAAATGAAGTTTGGGGCAATGCTGCCAGTGTTTTGGTGGGAGATTTTTTGTATTCTCGTGCGTTTCAGATGATGGTTAAGCCAGAATCTATGCAAATTATGACGATACTTTCTAAGGCGACCAATGAAATTGCACAGGGAGAAGTTTTGCAATTGTTGAATTGTCAAAATGCTGCGTTGACTGAGGCCGAATATTATCAAGTCATTGAACGCAAAACAGCGGTGTTGTTTCAAGCGGCAACGCAGATTGGGGGTATTTTGTCCGAGGTTGATGAAGTGCAGGAGCAGGCGTTGAAAGATTATGGTTTGCATTTGGGTAATGCGTTTCAAATTATTGATGATGTGTTGGATTACCAATCTGATGCGAAAACCATGGGCAAAGAGGTGGGGGATGATTTGAGTGAAGGAAAAACCACTCTGCCAATGATTTATGCTCTGGAAAATACTTCGGGTGCAGACAAGCAATTATTGGAAGATGCGATTAATAATGCGGATAATTCTAAAATTGAACAAGTGATTACGATTTTACAATCAGTTAACGCCTTTGAGTACACCCGTGAACAAGCACAAAAATCGGCTGATTTGGCGAAACAGGCTTTGAATATGATTAACGATTCTGAGTACAAAGCGGCTTTAATTGCACTGTGTGATTTATCGCTACAACGCAAATCTTAA